In the genome of Mytilus edulis unplaced genomic scaffold, xbMytEdul2.2 SCAFFOLD_154, whole genome shotgun sequence, one region contains:
- the LOC139504664 gene encoding uncharacterized protein, whose product MTESGEDVVQSVNETDTVDSSLLRMTESRKDVVQSVDEADTIDSSLLRMTECRKDVVQSDDEADTVDCSQIRMTEYGEDVVQSVDEADTDSSQNSPTDLQSISSSKTEFEGRRSTHIPSIESQPILSEEDNLLQAAFIILYTVPRAIEDFVDREYKGGFVQSIRDHKDQLKATLSSEEWELLSQIIGTVITDRQDTF is encoded by the exons ATGACAGAATCTGGTGAAGATGTGGTCCAGTCAGTAAATGAGACAGACACCGTAGACAGTTCTCTGTTGAGAATGACAGAGTCTCGTAAAGATGTGGTCCAGTCAGTAGATGAGGCAGACACCATAGACAGTTCTCTGTTGAGAATGACAGAGTGTCGTAAAGATGTGGTCCAGTCAGACGATGAGGCAGACACCGTAGACTGTTCTCAGATAAGAATGACAGAATATGGTGAAGATGTGGTCCAATCAGTAGATGAGGCAGACACAGATTCGTCTCAAAATAGTCCGACAGATTTACAGTCAATATCTAGTTCTAAGACAG aATTTGAAGGGAGGAGAAGTACACATATCCCGTCGATTGAATCTCAACC aatatTATCAGAGGAAGACAACCTTTTACAGGCAGCCTTTATTATACTCTATACTGTACCCAGGGCTATTGAAGACTTCGTAGACAGGGAATACAAAGGTGGTTTTGTCCAGTCTATCCGGGATCATAAAGATCAACTCAAGGCAACACTCAGTTCAGAGGAATGGGAATTACTCAGCCAAATAATAGGTACAGTAATTACTGATCGACAAGACACATTTTAA